Proteins encoded in a region of the Hippopotamus amphibius kiboko isolate mHipAmp2 chromosome 11, mHipAmp2.hap2, whole genome shotgun sequence genome:
- the ABT1 gene encoding activator of basal transcription 1 — protein MEAEESKKGVAELDSLEGSDQKPEAEEEQEESEEAAGGSKKRVVPGIVYLGHIPPRFRPLHVRNLLSAYGEVGRVFFQQEDGFVRRKKKAAAAAGGKKRSKYSKDYTEGWVEFRDKRVAKRVAASLHNTPMGSRRRSPFRYDLWNLKYLHRFTWSHLSEHLAFERQVRRQRLRAEVAQAKRETDFYLRSVERGQRFLAADGDSTRPNGSWAFAQRPTEQELRARKAARPGGRERARLANAQDQARSNRGLLAKIFGAPAPSESMEDSSLLRNS, from the exons ATGGAGGCAGAGGAATCCAAAAAGGGAGTTGCTGAGCTCGACTCTCTAGAAGGCAGTGACCAGaaaccagaggcagaggaggaacaAGAGGAATCCGAAGAGGCGGCTGGCGGCAGCAAGAAACGGGTAGTGCCGGGTATTGTGTACCTGGGCCACATCCCGCCTCGCTTTAGGCCTTTGCACGTACGGAACCTTCTCAGCGCCTATGGCGAGGTCGGGCGCGTTTTTTTCCAGCAGGAGG ACGGATTCGTGAGGCGCAAGAAGAAGGCAGCGGCTGCCGCGGGAGGAAAAAAGCGGTCCAAGTACAGCAAGGACTACACCGAGGGCTGGGTGGAGTTCCGCGACAAGCGAGTAGCCAAGCGAGTGGCGGCCAGTCTTCACAACACGCCCATGGGCTCCCGCAGGCGCAGCCCCTTCCGTTATGACCTGTGGAACCTCAAG TACCTGCACCGTTTTACCTGGTCCCACCTCAGCGAGCATCTTGCTTTTGAGCGCCAGGTGCGCAGGCAGCGCCTAAGGGCTGAGGTTGCCCAGGCCAAGCGTGAGACTGACTTCTATCTTCGAAGTGTGGAGCGCGGACAGCGTTTCCTTGCTGCTGATGGGGACTCTACCCGCCCCAATGGCTCTTGGGCCTTTGCCCAGCGTCCTACTGAGCAGGAGCTGAGGGCCCGGAAGGCAGCTCGGCCAGGAGGACGTGAACGAGCTCGCCTGGCTAACGCTCAGGACCAGGCCCGCTCCAACCGGGGGCTTCTTGCCAAGATCTTTGGAGCCCCTGCACCCTCAGAGAGCATGGAGGACTCCTCACTGCTCAGGAACTCttga